The Mustela nigripes isolate SB6536 chromosome 4, MUSNIG.SB6536, whole genome shotgun sequence genome includes a window with the following:
- the EMX2 gene encoding homeobox protein EMX2 isoform X2, which produces MFQPAPKRCFTIESLVAKDSPLPASRSEDPIRPAALSYANSSPINPFLNGFHSAAAAAAAGRGVYSNPDLVFAEAVSHPPNPAVPVHPVPPPHALAAHPLPSSHSPHPLFASQQRDPSTFYPWLIHRYRYLGHRFQGKSMVSEPKDEVQKTEAGGRRLRFATKEKRDAPY; this is translated from the exons ATGTTCCAGCCGGCGCCCAAGCGCTGCTTCACCATCGAGTCGCTGGTGGCCAAGGACAGTCCCCTGCCCGCCTCGCGCTCTGAGGACCCCATCCGTCCCGCGGCGCTCAGCTACGCCAACTCCAGCCCCATAAACCCGTTCCTCAACGGCTTCCACtcggccgccgctgccgccgccgccggcaGGGGCGTCTACTCCAACCCGGACTTGGTGTTCGCCGAGGCGGTCTCGCACCCGCCCAACCCCGCGGTGCCCGTGCACCCGGTGCCGCCGCCGCACGCCCTGGccgcccaccccctgccctcctcgCACTCGCCACACCCCCTCTTCGCCTCGCAGCAGCGGGACCCGTCCACCTTCTACCCCTGGCTCATCCACCGCTACCGATATCTGGGCCACCGCTTCCAAG GTAAAAGTATGGTTTCAGAACCGAAGGACGAAGTTCAAAAGAcagaagctggaggaagaaggctcagattcgcaacaaaagaaaaaagggacgCACCATATTAA
- the EMX2 gene encoding homeobox protein EMX2 isoform X1 has translation MFQPAPKRCFTIESLVAKDSPLPASRSEDPIRPAALSYANSSPINPFLNGFHSAAAAAAAGRGVYSNPDLVFAEAVSHPPNPAVPVHPVPPPHALAAHPLPSSHSPHPLFASQQRDPSTFYPWLIHRYRYLGHRFQGNDTSPESFLLHNALARKPKRIRTAFSPSQLLRLEHAFEKNHYVVGAERKQLAHSLSLTETQVKVWFQNRRTKFKRQKLEEEGSDSQQKKKGTHHINRWRIATKQASPEEIDVTSDD, from the exons ATGTTCCAGCCGGCGCCCAAGCGCTGCTTCACCATCGAGTCGCTGGTGGCCAAGGACAGTCCCCTGCCCGCCTCGCGCTCTGAGGACCCCATCCGTCCCGCGGCGCTCAGCTACGCCAACTCCAGCCCCATAAACCCGTTCCTCAACGGCTTCCACtcggccgccgctgccgccgccgccggcaGGGGCGTCTACTCCAACCCGGACTTGGTGTTCGCCGAGGCGGTCTCGCACCCGCCCAACCCCGCGGTGCCCGTGCACCCGGTGCCGCCGCCGCACGCCCTGGccgcccaccccctgccctcctcgCACTCGCCACACCCCCTCTTCGCCTCGCAGCAGCGGGACCCGTCCACCTTCTACCCCTGGCTCATCCACCGCTACCGATATCTGGGCCACCGCTTCCAAG GGAACGACACAAGCCCAGAGAGCTTCCTTTTGCACAACGCGTTGGCCCGAAAGCCGAAGCGGATCCGAACCGCCTTTTCCCCATCCCAGCTTCTGAGGCTGGAACACGCCTTTGAGAAGAACCACTACGTGGTGGGCGCCGAGAGGAAGCAGCTGGCGCACAGCCTCAGCCTCACAGAAACTCAG GTAAAAGTATGGTTTCAGAACCGAAGGACGAAGTTCAAAAGAcagaagctggaggaagaaggctcagattcgcaacaaaagaaaaaagggacgCACCATATTAACCGGTGGAGAATTGCCACCAAGCAGGCGAGTCCCGAGGAAATAGACGTGACCTCAGACGATTAA